A genomic segment from Oryctolagus cuniculus chromosome 14, mOryCun1.1, whole genome shotgun sequence encodes:
- the LOC103346006 gene encoding palmitoyltransferase ZDHHC11 isoform X17: MDVPCSHSCLRMTVAVLGQRFQAVLWPPWQWQLGASAHPPLPAQTRRWPHAPFSALQVATCDRSSRRVIPEPEARGTEKPPPARLSRVNGWSLPLHVFQGVAWITFTLMAVACFGIFIPLLSQSWKYTAYCVAGGLFLVHLVAHLTAVSIDPAEPNVRLRGYLKPPPVFDRSKHDHVIEDLYCHLCQIKVNKHTKHCRTCNKCVAGFDHHCDWLNNCVGSRNYWYFFCSVLSALVALLFLMVIMLYIFTKQVMDPRSLRTDRHYKEVEDGTWLLFLPVLPTRVKTPVVLCIGVAALLLSLSIVSALGRLFVFHVYLIAKKMSTRDFIAQGQLPQCPKAACRSKPAVDPEAGPEQGRRGPPARSLPGATPRPLQPPISWSSTSSSSTDSSSCRKGKADGEPTCSSPYPGQGRRKRAALRGSHCRAGCGARSSGGLPRPQASAPRPPWAPSSPPCAGSQTTTSKTQDGPPQKAALRRKGWLQIGTSAGQH; encoded by the exons ATGGACGTTCCGTGTTCTCACAGCTGCCTCAGGATGACTGTGGCTGTGCTGGGACAGAGGTTCCAGGCTGTCCTGTGGCCTCCCTGGCAATGGCAGCTGGGAGCCTCagcccatcccccactgcctgcccagaCCAGACGGTGGCCTCATGCCCCCTTCTCTGCCTTGCAGGTGGCCACGTGCGACAGGAGTTCTAGACGGGTCATCCCGGAACCCGAGGccaggggcacagagaagcccCCACCAGCGCGGCTGTCCCGGGTGAACGGCTGGTCGCTGCCCCTGCACGTGTTCCAGGGGGTTGCCTGGATCACCTTCACACTCATGGCCGTGGCCTGCTTTGGCATTTTTATCCCTTTGTTGTCACAGAGCTGGAAGTACACGGCCTACTGC GTGGCCGGTGGGCTCTTCCTGGTCCACCTCGTGGCCCACCTGACGGCAGTGTCCATCGACCCTGCGGAACCGAACGTGCGACTCCGGGGCTATTTGAAGCCACCGCCAGTTTTTGACCGCTCTAAGCACGATCATGTGATCGAGGACCTGTACTGTCATCTGTGCCAGATCAAAGT GAACAAGCACACTAAGCACTGTAGGACCTGCAACAAGTGCGTCGCAGGGTTTGACCATCACTGCGATTGGCTTAACAACTGCGTGGGCAGTAGAAATTACTG GTACTTTTTCTGCTCTGTGTTGTCTGCCTTGGTCGCCCTGCTCTTCCTCATGGTCATCATGCTGTACATCTTTACAAAGCAGGTCATGGACCCCAGGAGTCTCCGCACTGACCGCCATTACAAAG AGGTAGAGGACGGCACGTGGCTGCTTTTCCTTCCTGTGCTCCCCACGCGTGTGAAGACCCCGGTGGTGCTGTGCATCGGGGTGGCTGCGCTGCTGCTGAGCCTCAGCATCGTGTCGGCGCTGGGCCGCCTGTTCGTCTTCCACGTCTACCTGA TTGCAAAGAAGATGAGCACGCGTGACTTCATAGCGCAGGGCCAGCTGCCACAGTGTCCCAAGGCAGCGTGCAGGAGCAAGCCGGCTGTGGACCCGGAGGCGGGGCCTGAGCAG GGAAGACGTGGACCGCCCGCCCGCTCTCTCCCTGG AGCCACGCCCAGGCCGCTGCAGCCACCCATCTCCTGGAGCTCCACTTCGAGCAGCAGCACGGACAGCTCCTCGTGCCGGAAG GGCAAGGCTGACGGTGAGCCCACCTGCTCGTCCCCGTACCCGGGGCAAGGCCGCAG GAAGCGCGCGGCCCTCCGAGGCTCTCACTGCCGGG CAGGGTGCGGCGCAAGGAGTTCCGGCGGCCTTCCGAGACCCCAGGCCAGTGCTCCCCGGCCACCATGGGCCCCAAGCTCCCCTCCCTGCGCAGG